Proteins from a genomic interval of Amphiura filiformis chromosome 9, Afil_fr2py, whole genome shotgun sequence:
- the LOC140161311 gene encoding neuromedin-B receptor-like: MSTMDSFESNITDNGSSYTFDFPEPTPKLELAFTMTLISIVGILGNASIIFIILRHSKMRTTTNLLVANLAVGDLSFFIMHPPLHLYFYFTFSWPFGSILCKSSVYAQNVSEGISVFTLTALSIERYQAIVRPMQLHTSRTPYRTIIITIVIWLLALVVASPTLEMAEEFFVFGDYAQCKPLPHLNQKAKVFKVINFMINFAIPLIIITLFYCLTALQLMRSVRAPKSGVHAQCGEAQRRSRMKLALVVLSLVIAFVICWSPYYVYELWFEFGFSVTTFNSPAMINFTWWRFPILYLSSCINPIILYTISSSYRNYFYRHFCCCLRLLKKPQEPTSMTLPSGHTRLSEHTKSPTEASTTYAATTRV; the protein is encoded by the coding sequence ATGTCTACGATGGATAGTTTTGAGTCCAATATAACAGACAATGGTTCatcatacacttttgatttcccaGAGCCTACTCCTAAGCTTGAGCTAGCTTTCACAATGACACTTATTTCAATAGTGGGTATATTAGGAAACGCAAGCATCATATTTATCATCTTACGACATAGTAAGATGCGAACTACAACCAACCTTTTAGTAGCTAACCTAGCTGTCGGTGACTTGTCATTCTTCATCATGCATCCGCCGCttcatttgtacttttacttcaCTTTCAGTTGGCCGTTTGGTTCAATTTTATGTAAATCAAGCGTGTATGCTCAGAATGTTTCAGAAGGTATTTCAGTATTCACATTGACTGCGTTAAGTATTGAACGATACCAAGCTATCGTACGGCCAATGCAATTGCACACATCGAGAACTCCGTACCggaccatcatcatcaccattgtcATTTGGCTTTTAGCCCTTGTCGTTGCATCACCAACTTTGGAAATGGCGGAAGAGTTTTTCGTGTTTGGAGATTACGCACAGTGTAAACCTCTACCGCATCTAAATCAGAAAGCTAAAGTGTTTAAAGTTATCAATTTTATGATCAACTTCGCCATACCACTCATAATCATCACGTTGTTTTATTGTCTCACGGCACTGCAATTGATGCGCAGTGTGCGGGCTCCAAAAAGTGGAGTTCATGCTCAATGTGGAGAAGCGCAAAGAAGATCCCGAATGAAATTAGCCCTAGTTGTTCTTTCACTCGTAATTGCTTTCGTCATTTGTTGGTCTCCATATTATGTCTACGAATTATGGTTTGAGTTCGGATTTAGCGTCACTACATTTAACTCTCCTGCAATGATCAATTTTACATGGTGGCGTTTCCCAATTCTCTACTTAAGTTcttgtattaatccgattattctGTACACCATAAGCTCCTCGTACCGCAACTATTTCTATCGTCATTTCTGCTGCTGCTTGCGATTGCTAAAGAAACCACAAGAGCCTACGTCTATGACTCTTCCCAGTGGACACACTAGGCTATCAGAACATACTAAAAGTCCAACTGAGGCATCAACTACCTACGCAGCTACCACTAGAGTGTAG